A region of Coturnix japonica isolate 7356 chromosome 15, Coturnix japonica 2.1, whole genome shotgun sequence DNA encodes the following proteins:
- the TOP3B gene encoding DNA topoisomerase 3-beta-1 isoform X1: protein MRSVLMVAEKPSLAQSIARILSRGNMSSRKGLNGACSVHEYTGPFMGQSAHFKMTSVCGHVMTLDFIGKYNSWDKVDPAELFSKAPTEKKEANPKLTMVKFLQVEGRGCDCIVLWLDCDKEGENICFEVLDAVLPVMNKLPSTERTIYRAKFSSITDTDICNAMNHLGEPNRNEALSVDARQELDLRIGCAFTRFQTKYFQGKYGNLDSSLISFGPCQTPTLGFCVERHDKIQSFKPETYWVLQAKVNPEKESSLTLSWDRVRVFDREIAQMFLNITKAAKEAKVESVSKKEKVKQRPLALNTVEMLRVASAALGMGPQHAMQIAERLYTQGYISYPRTETTHYPENFDLKGCLRQQANNPYWAETVKALLSEGINRPRKGHDAGDHPPITPMKAATEAELGGDGWRLYEYITRHFIATVSADCKYLQTNISVSIGPERFNCVGKVVTSPGFTEIMPWQSIPLEESLPCCEKGDLFPVGEIKLLEMQTSPPDYLTEAELITLMEKHGIGTDASIPVHINNICQRNYVTVESGRRLKPTNLGIVLVHGYYKIDAELVLPTIRSAVEKQLNLIALGKANYHQVLEHTLDIFKRKFHYFVDSIAGMDELMEVSFSPLAATGKPLSRCGKCHRFMKYIQAKPSRLHCSHCDDTYSLPQNGTIKLYKELRCPLDDFELVLWSSGSRGKSYPLCPYCYNHPPFRDMKKGMGCNECTHPTCQHSLSMLGIGQCVECENGVLVLDSTSGPKWKMACNKCNVIVHFFENAHKVRVSPETCELCDAALVDVDFNKAKSPLPGDETQHSGCVFCDPVFQDLVELKHAAMRHPMHRAGQGKRQGRGRGKGRRPGGRPNPKKPKDKMAALAAYFV from the exons ATGCGCTCCGTGCTGATGGTGGCGGAGAAGCCGTCCCTGGCGCAGTCCATCGCCCGGATCCTGTCCCGGG GAAACATGTCCTCTCGCAAGGGGCTGAACGGGGCGTGCTCGGTGCACGAGTACACGGGGCCGTTCATGGGGCAGAGCGCCCATTTCAAGATGACGTCGGTGTGTGGGCACGTCATGACCTTGGATTTCATAG gaaAGTATAACAGCTGGGACAAGGTGGATCCAGCAGAACTTTTTAGCAAAGCtcctacagaaaagaaggaagctaATCCCAAACTGACCATGGTGAAGTTTTTGCAG GTGGAGGGAAGAGGCTGCGATTGCATTGTCTTGTGGTTGGATTGTGATAAGGAGggagaaaacatctgttttgaa GTTCTTGATGCTGTTCTTCCTGTTATGAACAAACTTCCTAGCACCGAAAGGACGATTTATAGAGCTAAATTCAGTTCTATTACTGACACAGACATCTGCAATGCCATGAATCATTTGGGAGAACCCAATCGCAATGAAGCCCTTTCAGTGGATGCCCGCCAGGAGCTGGATCTCAGAATTGGCTGCGCGTTTACAAG GTTTCAGACTAAGTATTTTCAGGGGAAATACGGAAACTTAGACAGCTCCCTCATCTCCTTTGGGCCATGTCAAACACCAACACTTGGTTTCTGTGTTGAAAGGCACGACAAAATCCAGTCATTCAAGCCTGAGACTTACTGGGTGCTGCAGGCTAAA GTGAACCCTGAAAAGGAAAGTTCTCTCACTTTGAGTTGGGACAGAGTGCGGGTATTTGATCGTGAGATCGCTCAGATGTTCCTAAATATAACAAAGGctgcaaaagaagcaaag GTAGAATCTGTGAGTAAAAAAGAGAAGGTGAAGCAGAGACCACTGGCTCTGAACACGGTAGAAATGCTACGAGTGGCCAGTGCTGCTTTAG GAATGGGTCCGCAACACGCCATGCAAATAGCAGAGCGTCTTTATACACAGGGTTATATTAGCTACCCTCGAACAGAAACTACCCATTATCCAGAAAACTTTGACTTGAAAGGATGCTTGAGACAACAAGCTAATAATCCTTACTGGGCAGAAACG GTAAAAGCATTGCTATCAGAAGGCATCAATCGTCCAAGGAAAGGCCACGATGCAGGTGACCATCCACCCATCACTCCAATGAAAGctgcaacagaagcagaattag GTGGAGATGGATGGCGGCTGTATGAGTACATCACTAGGCATTTCATTGCCACTGTGAGCGCTGATTGCAAGTACCTACAAACCAACATTTCTGTCAGCATTGGCCCTGAACGTTTTAACTGCGTTGGGAAAGTGGTAACTTCACCAG GCTTCACAGAAATTATGCCTTGGCAGAGCATCCCATTAGAAGAGAGCCTTCCCTGCTGTGAGAAAGGAGATCTCTTTCCAGTTGGGGAAATAAAATTGTTGGAAATGCAAACCAGTCCTCCTGACTACCTGACGGAAGCAGAACTCATCACACTGATGGAAAAGCATGGCATTG GAACTGATGCAAGTATTCCAGTTCACATCAACAACATTTGCCAGCGGAACTATGTCACAGTGGAGAGTGGTCGAAGACTAAAGCCTACAAACCTTGGAATTGTTCTGGTTCACGGTTATTACAAAATAG ATGCAGAATTAGTTCTTCCTACGATCCGCAGTGCTGTGGAGAAGCAACTCAACTTAATAGCTCTGGGTAAAGCAAATTACCACCAGGTCTTGGAGCACACCCTTGAcatcttcaaaaggaaatttcaCTATTTTGTGGATTCTATTGCAG GTATGGATGAGCTGATGGAAGTGTCATTTTCACCCTTGGCTGCTACGGGTAAACCTCTCTCCCGCTGTGGCAAATGCCATCGTTTTATGAAGTATATTCAG GCCAAACCAAGTCGTCTGCACTGCTCTCACTGTGATGATACCTACAGTCTCCCACAAAACGGTACAATTAAACTCTACAAAGAGTTACGTTGTCCCCTTGATGACTTTGAGCTGGTGCTGTGGTCGTCTGGATCCAGAGGAAAGAGCTACCCCCTCTGTCCGTACTGTTACAACCATCCTCCCTTCAGGGACATGAAAAAAG GAATGGGCTGTAACGAATGCACCCACCCCACGTGCCAGCATTCTCTCAGCATGCTTGGAATCGGGCAGTGCGTTGAATGCGAGAATGGAGTTCTGGTGCTGGACTCAACGTCAGGTCCCAAGTGGAAGATGGCCTGCAACAAATGCAACGTGATCGTGCATTTCTTTGAGAACGCCCACAAAGTCCGAGTGTCGCCGGAGACGTGTGAGCTGTGCGACGCCGCCCTCGTGGACGTAGATTTCAACAAGGCCAAATCCCCTCTGCCCGGCGATGAGACGCAGCATTCGGGCTGTGTGTTCTGTGACCCCGTGTTTCAAGACCTGGTGGAGCTGAAACACGCGGCCATGAGGCACCCCATGCACCGCGCGGGGCAAGGAAAACGGCAGGGCcgaggaaggggaaaagggcGACGGCCTGGAGGAAGACCCAACCCAAAGAAACCCAAGGACAAAAtggcagctctggctgcttATTTTGTATAA
- the TOP3B gene encoding DNA topoisomerase 3-beta-1 isoform X3 — MVKFLQVEGRGCDCIVLWLDCDKEGENICFEVLDAVLPVMNKLPSTERTIYRAKFSSITDTDICNAMNHLGEPNRNEALSVDARQELDLRIGCAFTRFQTKYFQGKYGNLDSSLISFGPCQTPTLGFCVERHDKIQSFKPETYWVLQAKVNPEKESSLTLSWDRVRVFDREIAQMFLNITKAAKEAKVESVSKKEKVKQRPLALNTVEMLRVASAALGMGPQHAMQIAERLYTQGYISYPRTETTHYPENFDLKGCLRQQANNPYWAETVKALLSEGINRPRKGHDAGDHPPITPMKAATEAELGGDGWRLYEYITRHFIATVSADCKYLQTNISVSIGPERFNCVGKVVTSPGFTEIMPWQSIPLEESLPCCEKGDLFPVGEIKLLEMQTSPPDYLTEAELITLMEKHGIGTDASIPVHINNICQRNYVTVESGRRLKPTNLGIVLVHGYYKIDAELVLPTIRSAVEKQLNLIALGKANYHQVLEHTLDIFKRKFHYFVDSIAGMDELMEVSFSPLAATGKPLSRCGKCHRFMKYIQAKPSRLHCSHCDDTYSLPQNGTIKLYKELRCPLDDFELVLWSSGSRGKSYPLCPYCYNHPPFRDMKKGMGCNECTHPTCQHSLSMLGIGQCVECENGVLVLDSTSGPKWKMACNKCNVIVHFFENAHKVRVSPETCELCDAALVDVDFNKAKSPLPGDETQHSGCVFCDPVFQDLVELKHAAMRHPMHRAGQGKRQGRGRGKGRRPGGRPNPKKPKDKMAALAAYFV; from the exons ATGGTGAAGTTTTTGCAG GTGGAGGGAAGAGGCTGCGATTGCATTGTCTTGTGGTTGGATTGTGATAAGGAGggagaaaacatctgttttgaa GTTCTTGATGCTGTTCTTCCTGTTATGAACAAACTTCCTAGCACCGAAAGGACGATTTATAGAGCTAAATTCAGTTCTATTACTGACACAGACATCTGCAATGCCATGAATCATTTGGGAGAACCCAATCGCAATGAAGCCCTTTCAGTGGATGCCCGCCAGGAGCTGGATCTCAGAATTGGCTGCGCGTTTACAAG GTTTCAGACTAAGTATTTTCAGGGGAAATACGGAAACTTAGACAGCTCCCTCATCTCCTTTGGGCCATGTCAAACACCAACACTTGGTTTCTGTGTTGAAAGGCACGACAAAATCCAGTCATTCAAGCCTGAGACTTACTGGGTGCTGCAGGCTAAA GTGAACCCTGAAAAGGAAAGTTCTCTCACTTTGAGTTGGGACAGAGTGCGGGTATTTGATCGTGAGATCGCTCAGATGTTCCTAAATATAACAAAGGctgcaaaagaagcaaag GTAGAATCTGTGAGTAAAAAAGAGAAGGTGAAGCAGAGACCACTGGCTCTGAACACGGTAGAAATGCTACGAGTGGCCAGTGCTGCTTTAG GAATGGGTCCGCAACACGCCATGCAAATAGCAGAGCGTCTTTATACACAGGGTTATATTAGCTACCCTCGAACAGAAACTACCCATTATCCAGAAAACTTTGACTTGAAAGGATGCTTGAGACAACAAGCTAATAATCCTTACTGGGCAGAAACG GTAAAAGCATTGCTATCAGAAGGCATCAATCGTCCAAGGAAAGGCCACGATGCAGGTGACCATCCACCCATCACTCCAATGAAAGctgcaacagaagcagaattag GTGGAGATGGATGGCGGCTGTATGAGTACATCACTAGGCATTTCATTGCCACTGTGAGCGCTGATTGCAAGTACCTACAAACCAACATTTCTGTCAGCATTGGCCCTGAACGTTTTAACTGCGTTGGGAAAGTGGTAACTTCACCAG GCTTCACAGAAATTATGCCTTGGCAGAGCATCCCATTAGAAGAGAGCCTTCCCTGCTGTGAGAAAGGAGATCTCTTTCCAGTTGGGGAAATAAAATTGTTGGAAATGCAAACCAGTCCTCCTGACTACCTGACGGAAGCAGAACTCATCACACTGATGGAAAAGCATGGCATTG GAACTGATGCAAGTATTCCAGTTCACATCAACAACATTTGCCAGCGGAACTATGTCACAGTGGAGAGTGGTCGAAGACTAAAGCCTACAAACCTTGGAATTGTTCTGGTTCACGGTTATTACAAAATAG ATGCAGAATTAGTTCTTCCTACGATCCGCAGTGCTGTGGAGAAGCAACTCAACTTAATAGCTCTGGGTAAAGCAAATTACCACCAGGTCTTGGAGCACACCCTTGAcatcttcaaaaggaaatttcaCTATTTTGTGGATTCTATTGCAG GTATGGATGAGCTGATGGAAGTGTCATTTTCACCCTTGGCTGCTACGGGTAAACCTCTCTCCCGCTGTGGCAAATGCCATCGTTTTATGAAGTATATTCAG GCCAAACCAAGTCGTCTGCACTGCTCTCACTGTGATGATACCTACAGTCTCCCACAAAACGGTACAATTAAACTCTACAAAGAGTTACGTTGTCCCCTTGATGACTTTGAGCTGGTGCTGTGGTCGTCTGGATCCAGAGGAAAGAGCTACCCCCTCTGTCCGTACTGTTACAACCATCCTCCCTTCAGGGACATGAAAAAAG GAATGGGCTGTAACGAATGCACCCACCCCACGTGCCAGCATTCTCTCAGCATGCTTGGAATCGGGCAGTGCGTTGAATGCGAGAATGGAGTTCTGGTGCTGGACTCAACGTCAGGTCCCAAGTGGAAGATGGCCTGCAACAAATGCAACGTGATCGTGCATTTCTTTGAGAACGCCCACAAAGTCCGAGTGTCGCCGGAGACGTGTGAGCTGTGCGACGCCGCCCTCGTGGACGTAGATTTCAACAAGGCCAAATCCCCTCTGCCCGGCGATGAGACGCAGCATTCGGGCTGTGTGTTCTGTGACCCCGTGTTTCAAGACCTGGTGGAGCTGAAACACGCGGCCATGAGGCACCCCATGCACCGCGCGGGGCAAGGAAAACGGCAGGGCcgaggaaggggaaaagggcGACGGCCTGGAGGAAGACCCAACCCAAAGAAACCCAAGGACAAAAtggcagctctggctgcttATTTTGTATAA
- the TOP3B gene encoding DNA topoisomerase 3-beta-1 isoform X2: MSSRKGLNGACSVHEYTGPFMGQSAHFKMTSVCGHVMTLDFIGKYNSWDKVDPAELFSKAPTEKKEANPKLTMVKFLQVEGRGCDCIVLWLDCDKEGENICFEVLDAVLPVMNKLPSTERTIYRAKFSSITDTDICNAMNHLGEPNRNEALSVDARQELDLRIGCAFTRFQTKYFQGKYGNLDSSLISFGPCQTPTLGFCVERHDKIQSFKPETYWVLQAKVNPEKESSLTLSWDRVRVFDREIAQMFLNITKAAKEAKVESVSKKEKVKQRPLALNTVEMLRVASAALGMGPQHAMQIAERLYTQGYISYPRTETTHYPENFDLKGCLRQQANNPYWAETVKALLSEGINRPRKGHDAGDHPPITPMKAATEAELGGDGWRLYEYITRHFIATVSADCKYLQTNISVSIGPERFNCVGKVVTSPGFTEIMPWQSIPLEESLPCCEKGDLFPVGEIKLLEMQTSPPDYLTEAELITLMEKHGIGTDASIPVHINNICQRNYVTVESGRRLKPTNLGIVLVHGYYKIDAELVLPTIRSAVEKQLNLIALGKANYHQVLEHTLDIFKRKFHYFVDSIAGMDELMEVSFSPLAATGKPLSRCGKCHRFMKYIQAKPSRLHCSHCDDTYSLPQNGTIKLYKELRCPLDDFELVLWSSGSRGKSYPLCPYCYNHPPFRDMKKGMGCNECTHPTCQHSLSMLGIGQCVECENGVLVLDSTSGPKWKMACNKCNVIVHFFENAHKVRVSPETCELCDAALVDVDFNKAKSPLPGDETQHSGCVFCDPVFQDLVELKHAAMRHPMHRAGQGKRQGRGRGKGRRPGGRPNPKKPKDKMAALAAYFV, from the exons ATGTCCTCTCGCAAGGGGCTGAACGGGGCGTGCTCGGTGCACGAGTACACGGGGCCGTTCATGGGGCAGAGCGCCCATTTCAAGATGACGTCGGTGTGTGGGCACGTCATGACCTTGGATTTCATAG gaaAGTATAACAGCTGGGACAAGGTGGATCCAGCAGAACTTTTTAGCAAAGCtcctacagaaaagaaggaagctaATCCCAAACTGACCATGGTGAAGTTTTTGCAG GTGGAGGGAAGAGGCTGCGATTGCATTGTCTTGTGGTTGGATTGTGATAAGGAGggagaaaacatctgttttgaa GTTCTTGATGCTGTTCTTCCTGTTATGAACAAACTTCCTAGCACCGAAAGGACGATTTATAGAGCTAAATTCAGTTCTATTACTGACACAGACATCTGCAATGCCATGAATCATTTGGGAGAACCCAATCGCAATGAAGCCCTTTCAGTGGATGCCCGCCAGGAGCTGGATCTCAGAATTGGCTGCGCGTTTACAAG GTTTCAGACTAAGTATTTTCAGGGGAAATACGGAAACTTAGACAGCTCCCTCATCTCCTTTGGGCCATGTCAAACACCAACACTTGGTTTCTGTGTTGAAAGGCACGACAAAATCCAGTCATTCAAGCCTGAGACTTACTGGGTGCTGCAGGCTAAA GTGAACCCTGAAAAGGAAAGTTCTCTCACTTTGAGTTGGGACAGAGTGCGGGTATTTGATCGTGAGATCGCTCAGATGTTCCTAAATATAACAAAGGctgcaaaagaagcaaag GTAGAATCTGTGAGTAAAAAAGAGAAGGTGAAGCAGAGACCACTGGCTCTGAACACGGTAGAAATGCTACGAGTGGCCAGTGCTGCTTTAG GAATGGGTCCGCAACACGCCATGCAAATAGCAGAGCGTCTTTATACACAGGGTTATATTAGCTACCCTCGAACAGAAACTACCCATTATCCAGAAAACTTTGACTTGAAAGGATGCTTGAGACAACAAGCTAATAATCCTTACTGGGCAGAAACG GTAAAAGCATTGCTATCAGAAGGCATCAATCGTCCAAGGAAAGGCCACGATGCAGGTGACCATCCACCCATCACTCCAATGAAAGctgcaacagaagcagaattag GTGGAGATGGATGGCGGCTGTATGAGTACATCACTAGGCATTTCATTGCCACTGTGAGCGCTGATTGCAAGTACCTACAAACCAACATTTCTGTCAGCATTGGCCCTGAACGTTTTAACTGCGTTGGGAAAGTGGTAACTTCACCAG GCTTCACAGAAATTATGCCTTGGCAGAGCATCCCATTAGAAGAGAGCCTTCCCTGCTGTGAGAAAGGAGATCTCTTTCCAGTTGGGGAAATAAAATTGTTGGAAATGCAAACCAGTCCTCCTGACTACCTGACGGAAGCAGAACTCATCACACTGATGGAAAAGCATGGCATTG GAACTGATGCAAGTATTCCAGTTCACATCAACAACATTTGCCAGCGGAACTATGTCACAGTGGAGAGTGGTCGAAGACTAAAGCCTACAAACCTTGGAATTGTTCTGGTTCACGGTTATTACAAAATAG ATGCAGAATTAGTTCTTCCTACGATCCGCAGTGCTGTGGAGAAGCAACTCAACTTAATAGCTCTGGGTAAAGCAAATTACCACCAGGTCTTGGAGCACACCCTTGAcatcttcaaaaggaaatttcaCTATTTTGTGGATTCTATTGCAG GTATGGATGAGCTGATGGAAGTGTCATTTTCACCCTTGGCTGCTACGGGTAAACCTCTCTCCCGCTGTGGCAAATGCCATCGTTTTATGAAGTATATTCAG GCCAAACCAAGTCGTCTGCACTGCTCTCACTGTGATGATACCTACAGTCTCCCACAAAACGGTACAATTAAACTCTACAAAGAGTTACGTTGTCCCCTTGATGACTTTGAGCTGGTGCTGTGGTCGTCTGGATCCAGAGGAAAGAGCTACCCCCTCTGTCCGTACTGTTACAACCATCCTCCCTTCAGGGACATGAAAAAAG GAATGGGCTGTAACGAATGCACCCACCCCACGTGCCAGCATTCTCTCAGCATGCTTGGAATCGGGCAGTGCGTTGAATGCGAGAATGGAGTTCTGGTGCTGGACTCAACGTCAGGTCCCAAGTGGAAGATGGCCTGCAACAAATGCAACGTGATCGTGCATTTCTTTGAGAACGCCCACAAAGTCCGAGTGTCGCCGGAGACGTGTGAGCTGTGCGACGCCGCCCTCGTGGACGTAGATTTCAACAAGGCCAAATCCCCTCTGCCCGGCGATGAGACGCAGCATTCGGGCTGTGTGTTCTGTGACCCCGTGTTTCAAGACCTGGTGGAGCTGAAACACGCGGCCATGAGGCACCCCATGCACCGCGCGGGGCAAGGAAAACGGCAGGGCcgaggaaggggaaaagggcGACGGCCTGGAGGAAGACCCAACCCAAAGAAACCCAAGGACAAAAtggcagctctggctgcttATTTTGTATAA